From Drosophila virilis strain 15010-1051.87 chromosome X, Dvir_AGI_RSII-ME, whole genome shotgun sequence, the proteins below share one genomic window:
- the LOC6631608 gene encoding U3 small nucleolar RNA-associated protein 6 homolog, producing the protein MGEFIAEMQERLLPEYEQMKHYQVFTPEQIRECVRKRERLFLNITKSHITMSDYLEFIAYEKTMHKALTEKEKLTGLKLNGLKASICTRIMRMYREMLNKFAHEQPLWDNCIKFSKKSAPQEVAGIYEKMLSYHGGDPQIWINAALWLYEYNRANIARVQDILLRGLQRHPASEALNSCFFNIQLKEAAVADNKRDLGDNTVSEQDIQMERVAAVYRNSLSNITNLDYFLKLLECCEDHAELTARLQHRIIDDIQTKFSREPALWDALAKRELRGFHLGDLMNMAENEDDAEPSEKKTRPDTVQVFQSRSKKRCIELCVTVYKAAVQQLQTQEMWNLYLDAMLALSRNHKSERAFIQQCLATALQDGHRSQLMHARHYATLSMILGSTDNGGEACVRILTEALQHDASLRMHELLLAAHIRNDDEPSVHKLFSQVRRTMGAAGLSLWHMVIAYYRARNDNQAKRQLNDIYTQACKETSPEFADLRCSYLRYLWHEHSPTKARDEYAKLAQQPPMSLQLHREMVNLIQSSKLKDLSTIKAWRMCYEFMTTYFGKREPSVWLEYIAFERDHGEVKSISLLSRRALSTLEPQFVSIFEAERAMAHVGMAVTR; encoded by the exons ATGGGCGAGTTCATTGCAGAGATGCAGGAGCGCCTGCTGCCGGAGTATGAGCAAATGAAGCACTACCAAGTATTTACCCCGGAACAAATCAG AGAATGTGTACGCAAGCGCGAACGGCTATTCTTAAATATAACCAAAAGCCATATAACCATGTCCGACTATTTGGAATTCATTGCATACGAGAAAACAATGCACAAAGCACTCACCGAAAAGGAGAAACTGACCGGCCTCAAGCTGAACGGCCTAAAAGCCTCCATTTGCACTCGGATAATGCGCATGTACAGGGAGATGCTCAATAAGTTTGCCCACGAACAGCCTCTATGGGATAACTGCATTAAGTTCAGCAAGAAATCAGCGCCACAAGAGGTGGCTGGCATATACGAGAAGATGCTGTCG TACCATGGGGGTGATCCACAGATATGGATCAATGCCGCCTTGTGGCTCTACGAATACAATCGTGCCAATATTGCGCGCGTACAGGACATACTGTTGCGTGGTCTACAGCGACATCCCGCCTCCGAAGCGCTCAACAGTTGCTTCTTCAATATACAGCTGAAGGAGGCAGCTGTGGCGGACAACAAACGTGATTTGGGCGACAACACGGTCTCGGAACAGGACATACAAATGGAGCGCGTCGCGGCCGTCTATCGTAACAGCCTGTCAAACATAACAAATTTGGATTACTTTCTCAAATTGCTCGAATGCTGTGAGGATCATGCGGAGCTCACTGCCAGGCTACAGCATCGCATTATCGATGATATACAGACAAAGTTCTCACGCGAGCCAGCACTGTGGGATGCGCTCGCGAAGCGTGAGCTGCGTGGCTTCCATTTGGGTGATCTAATGAATATGGCGGAGAACGAAGACGATGCTGAGCCGAGCGAGAAAAAGACGCGTCCAGACACGGTCCAAGTGTTTCAGTCACGTTCGAAAAAGCGTTGCATTGAACTCTGCGTGACTGTCTACAAGGCTGCCGTGCAGCAGTTGCAGACGCAGGAAATGTGGAACTTATATCTGGACGCCATGCTGGCGTTAAGTAGAAATCACAAATCGGAGCGCGCATTCATTCAACAGTGTTTGGCGACAGCGCTGCAAGATGGCCATCGCTCCCAGCTGATGCATGCCAGGCATTATGCCACGCTAAGCATGATACTGGGCAGCACCGATAACGGCGGAGAAGCCTGTGTGCGCATTTTGACCGAGGCACTGCAGCACGATGCATCGCTGCGCATGCACGAGCTTCTGCTGGCCGCCCATATCCGCAATGATGATGAGCCTAGCGTTCACAAGCTGTTCAGCCAGGTGCGCCGCACGATGGGCGCCGCCGGACTCTCCCTCTGGCACATGGTCATCGCCTATTATAGGGCGCGCAATGATAATCAGGCCAAGCGGCAACTGAATGACATTTATACACAGGCCTGCAAGGAGACCTCGCCGGAATTTGCCGATCTGCGCTGCAGCTATTTGCGGTATCTGTGGCACGAGCATTCGCCGACCAAAGCGCGTGATGAATATGCCAAATTGGCGCAACAGCCCCCCAtgtcgctgcagctgcatcgCGAGATGGTCAACCTAATACAGAGCTCCAAACTGAAG GATTTATCCACAATTAAAGCCTGGCGCATGTGCTATGAATTCATGACCACATATTTTGGCAAGCGAGAGCCGAGCGTTTGGCTCGAATACATTGCCTTCGAGCGGGATCATGGAGAGGTCAAGAGCATTTCCCTGCTTAGCCGGCGTGCGCTCTCCACATTGGAGCCGCAGTTTGTGTCCATATTTGAAGCCGAGCGCGCAATGGCGCATGTTGGCATGGCCGTAACTAGATAA
- the tth gene encoding uncharacterized protein tth, whose product MSSAVNIQIVSMPNLAKIESFFKDVSYRETIEYSANFNTRLCIERRLRLPFLDPQTGVAQNHSQLFMDKRQRMPGFRQGQIYTYPAARWRKSRRQYLTKMYSRFPERPFQALRKEHEALVASGINIGCTGASGTASIASTNSSSSTLSLPNMLTGAGASTTPTVLSTLHNDTTHDFNGAFSMEESCSLGAAGGDTSDSKDSQLQTQQQQHQQQQQQQQSKDDLPKEWFYDEMDMNDVDSLEEPKSPADDEYDYDPRYGNKKRRKRRPGKRATIHASCETASTSNSNSARRRSAVTRTRVTTTDAALDASLEAIEAGDIGGTPTSSGGRRSRGAGTRGRRRAKGATTGSTTTNASGMPSNTCDPPSPGLVNEPPSFESAAAAVGVGVGVGVEDGNAHLRNYRKYL is encoded by the exons ATGTCTTCGGCCGTCAATATACAAATCGTATCGATGCCGAATCTGGCCAAGATCGAGAGCTTTTTCAAGGATGTCAGCTATCGCGAAACGATCGAATATAGCGCCAATTTCAACACACGCCTCTGCATCGAgcggcgactgcggctgcCATTTCTCGATCCACAGACAGGCGTTGCACAGAATCACTCCCAGCTGTTCATGGACAAGCGACAACGAATGCCTGGCTTTCGCCAAGGCCAAATCTACACGTATCCCGCGGCACGTTGGCGCAAAAGTCGGCGTCAGTACTTGACCAAGATGTACAG tcgatTTCCCGAGCGCCCCTTTCAGGCGCTGCGCAAAGAGCACGAGGCATTGGTGGCCAGTGGCATAAATATTGGGTGCACTGGTGCCAGCGGCACCGCCAGCATAgccagcaccaacagcagcagctcaacgTTAAGCCTGCCCAACATGCTGACGGGCGCGGGCGCATCGACAACGCCAACAGTGCTGAGTACGCTACACAACGATACGACGCACGATTTTAACGGTGCGTTCAGCATGGAGGAGTCTTGTTCGCTGGGCGCCGCCGGCGGCGACACCTCCGACAGCAAAGACAGTCAATTGcaaacacagcagcagcaacatcagcagcagcagcagcagcaacaatcaaAAGATGATCTGCCCAAGGAGTGGTTCTACGATGAAATGGACATGAACGACGTGGACTCGCTGGAGGAGCCAAAATCACCGGCTGACGATGAATACGACTATGATCCGCGATATGGTAATAAAAAGCGGCGCAAACGTCGACCGGGCAAGCGTGCAACGATACACGCCAGCTGCGAAACTGCCAGCACCAGCAATAGTAACAGCGCGCGACGACGCAGCGCTGTGACGCGGACGCGTGTTACCACGACAGATGCGGCGCTGGATGCGTCACTGGAAGCAATAGAGGCAGGCGATATTGGCGGCACACCGACATCTAGCGGTGGGCGCAGATCTCGCGGCGCTGGCACACGGGGCAGGCGACGTGCCAAAGGCGCAACAACTGGCAGCACCACAACTAACGCCAGCGGCATGCCCAGCAATACATGTGATCCGCCCAGTCCGGGCCTGGTTAATGAGCCACCATCTTTCGAaagtgccgccgccgctgttgGCGTTGGTGTCGGCGTTGGCGTCGAGGATGGCAATGCGCACTTGCGCAATTATCGCAAGTATCTGTAA
- the BthD gene encoding selenoprotein BthD, which translates to MPPKRAKKAAPKRSPPESEESKALDPTNPVLYIEHCRSURVFRRRAEELHSALLSKIQAAGQPFQLQLQLNAQGAPRRGAFELSFAPHPTTNANEQRPIWSGLKRTPRAQKFPNVDEMYQQIVQAFNDLSQKQNKRKRTAQSSTPSPTSTHTLPKRSKAANADAASNSKASKSANL; encoded by the exons ATGCCGCCAAAGCGTGCTAAAAAGGCTGCCCCTAAACGT TCGCCGCCAGAAAGCGAGGAGTCCAAAGCGCTGGATCCTACTAATCCAGTGCTTTACATTGAGCATTGCCGCTCGTGACGAGTTTTTCGTCGTCGCGCCGAGGAGCTGCATTCCGCACTGCTAAGTAAAATTCAAGCAGCAGGCCAGCCATTTCAGCTCCAATTGCAACTGAATGCCCAAGGAGCTCCAAGACGCGGCGCATTTGAGTTGTCCTTCGCCCCCCATCCCACAACAAATGCCAATGAGCAGCGTCCGATTTGGTCCGGTCTAAAACGCACACCGCGCGCCCAAAAGTTTCCCAATGTCGATGAAATGTATCAGCAAATAGTGCAGGCATTCAACGACCTGtcgcaaaagcaaaacaaacgcaAGCGCACAGCGCAATCCTCAACGCCATCGCCAACATCCACGCACACACTGCCAAAACGCAGCAAGGCTGCAAACGCTGATGCGGCATCCAATTCCAAAGCCAGCAAATCGGCAAATCTGTAA
- the APC4 gene encoding anaphase-promoting complex subunit 4 isoform X1 produces the protein MAQSSSMKLLGARNMSCIVERMEWNNKMDLIAYGTEKGEVIIQRLNWQKIVTFPTPGEDVRVRSLSWQMDETLLAVGYSNGKVALLDAESETIISGLIYDDDIKKVYFSKAINCKESLDSYTCNAKDKHRRYLPKLPPLTNIDPCLKTLDQKSFPKGSPCFLVVIMRSGKVHLLLLGALQAGSIDLTQHVLNPDQFDVYDVRLNGDFNAIYALLRDGQQLKLLHFHNQVLQDSISPMLELASHCAHILETKNYINDTQQCLTEAWETVQLEMDNKLTKYANSQAYGMISAHFLELLVFGYATLEVEEFLFETLTEKGFKKIANSVDLSLNNLQGLVFKQLNGAAINMFYFLNTIAGFGRMTHFFEALISPDVASEAMRACGSYLLKVHELQRTIDTLVYDMKLFHSWIIFTILRLSHQEIPDDMVFTGKENVALAEFFCAMEPDIPEPGEGDDGIEEKPATASGIAGEDSSGDASPSPTLTPRSKFNLERVGQYLENSYLTQLQTVNPDELWPRLLAENECLAQCNLFVPHDKKLSLIQQRDKMFNAIDAVFHKPTESISASFKLSTAVICSDLQQYPNESAADPEQQSNYDFVNCSYHVHEATKCDMLALTISLQEAMVLEFSRGDDYLLRCTRVHLHPGPITPQLQEDYYNLRFVDLQFYNESSISMLAQTSTPVTGVRPHSYFVQFSLSASRNHCTQHQLAPLMKLPEATVTHSVHDIPDAATFKGLDGVCEMLAVSGSRKVATVLSDRRRKMTIYEMEIEEEEDDTEMSQASFLEISKESVLATCSNETDKADT, from the exons atggCACAATCAAGCTCCATGAAGCTGCTTGGCGCACGCAACATGAGTTGCATTGTGGAGCGCATGGAGTGGAACAACAAAATGGATCTCATTGCATATGGCACCGAGAAAG GTGAGGTAATCATACAGCGTCTGAACTGGCAGAAAATCGTCACCTTTCCGACGCCCGGCGAGGATGTGCGAGTGCGTTCACTCAGCTGGCAAATGGATGAGACACTGTTGGCGGTCGGTTATAGCAATGGAAAGGTGGCGTTGCTGGATGCCGAAAGCGAAACCATAATATCGGGCCTAATCTACGATGATGACATCAAGAAGGTCTACTTCAGCAAGGCGATCAACTGCAAGGAGAGCCTCGACAGCTACACATGCAATGCAAAGGACAAGCACAGACGGTATTTACCGAAACTGCCTCCGTTGACCAATATCGATCCGTGCCTGAAGACGCTCGATCAGAAGTCATTTCCCAAGGGCTCACCCTGTTTTCTGGTGGTTATTATGCGCAGCGGTAAAGTGCATTTATTGCTCCTTGGCGCCCTGCAGGCGGGCAGCATTGATCTCACACAGCATGTACTAAATCCGGATCAGTTCGATGTGTACGATGTGCGTCTCAATGGCGACTTTAATGCCATCTATGCTCTACTTCGTGATGGCCAACAGCTGAAGCTGTTGCATTTTCATAATCAGGTGCTGCAGGATTCCATATCACCCATGCTCGAGCTGGCTTCCCACTGTGCCCACATACTGGAGACCAAAAA TTACATCAATGACACACAACAGTGCCTGACGGAAGCATGGGAGACGGTCCAACTGGAAATGGACAACAAGCTGACCAAGTATGCCAATTCGCAGGCATATGGCATGATATCGGCACACTTTCTGGAGCTGCTCGTATTCGGTTACGCCACCCTGGAGGTCGAGGAGTTTCTGTTCGA AACGTTGACGGAGAAGGGCTTCAAGAAGATAGCCAACTCAGTCGATCTGAGCCTCAACAATTTGCAAGGCCTTGTCTTCAAGCAGCTAAACGGAGCCGCCATTAACATGTTTTACTTTCTCAATACAATTGCGGGCTTTGGACGCATGACGCATTTCTTTGAG GCACTCATCTCGCCGGATGTGGCCAGCGAGGCGATGCGCGCTTGCGGCTCCTATTTGCTAAAAGTCCATGAGCTGCAGCGCACGATTGATACGCTCGTTTATGACATGAAGCTGTTTCACTCTTGGATCATATTCACCATACTGCGTCTGTCCCATCAAGAGATACCCGATGATATGGTCTTTACCGGAAAGGAGAATGTTGCACTGGCTGAATTCTTTTGTGCCATGGAGCCCGATATCCCGGAACCCGGTGAGGGCGATGACGGCATTGAGGAGAAACCGGCAACGGCATCTGGAATAGCAGGAGAGGATTCGTCTGGTGATGCCAGTCCAAGTCCGACGCTAACCCCGCGCAGTAAATTCAATTTGGAGCGCGTTGGCCAATATCTGGAGAATTCATATCTAACCCAGCTGCAGACAGTGAATCCAGACGAACTCTGGCCACGCCTGCTAGCCGAAAACGAATGCCTGGCTCAGTGCAACCTGTTTGTGCCGCATGACAAGAAATTGTCACTGATACAGCAGCGCGACAAAATGTTTAACGCCATCGACGCAGTGTTCCATAAGCCCACGGAAAGCATTAGTGCCAGCTTCAAGCTGAGCACAGCTGTGATATGCAGTGATCTGCAACAGTATCCGAACGAATCTGCCGCTGACCCGGAACAGCAATCCAATTATGATTTTGTTAATTGCAGCTACCATGTGCACGAGGCGACCAAATGTGATATGCTGGCGTTGACAATCAGCCTACAAGAAGCCATGGTGCTGGAGTTCAGTCGCGGCGATGATTACTTGTTGCGCTGCACGCGCGTTCATCTGCATCCTGGCCCGATCACGCCGCAGCTGCAGGAGGACTACTACAATCTGCGCTTTGTCGATCTCCAATTCTACAACGAATCCTCCATATCTATGCTGGCGCAGACGTCAACGCCTGTCACCGGTGTACGTCCACACAGCTACTTTGTGCAGTTCTCGTTGAGCGCATCGCGCAATCACTGCACACAGCATCAGTTGGCACCCCTCATGAAGCTACCGGAGGCGACAGTGACGCACAGCGTGCACGATATACCGGATGCGGCCACATTTAAAGGGCTCGACGGTGTCTGTGAAATGTTGGCCGTCTCCGGTAGCCGCAAGGTGGCCACCGTTCTATCTGATCGCCGGCGCAAGATGACCATATACGAAATGGAGatagaggaggaggaggacgaCACGGAAATGTCCCAAGCGTCGTTTCTAGAGATCAGCAAAGAGTCTGTGCTGGCCACCTGTTCCAACGAAACGGATAAGGCTGACACGTAG
- the LOC6631539 gene encoding uncharacterized protein F54F2.9, which produces MELHTRTTFSSLLFGLLLICGSASAWHSEELEIFDLVEEVNKNFYEFMGINQTATNNEIKRAFRTLSIVLHPDKNPAEDANIQFRNLVSIYEVLKDGSKREKYDKVLRDGMPNWKSALYYYRRMRKIGLYEGAFIIFLIITVGQYMFAWAAYLEKKYTAEQVFGSKLKKLQKRNKNIDMDVILNEIPMPSLLNTLPIQIPVAIWNLPKTIKNAFTKANELKQLALEKRRQEIEAARRQEKLEREAEEQARLRKEQKENLRKRKQNTRAPEKTEEELRGYSQIQARELTEDDAIRPVSQKTTVSGGFWTDEDLTELIRLVKKYPGGAGSRWNTIAESMNRTVQEVTFMAAKMKENGYRIPGQTESVAETIVQESQEAVRKEKGKKGSATVNEKSMLIPETNWSQEQQRALEAAIVKYRKTAGGDRWQKIANSVPEKTKEECLVRYKYLCELVKTQKKAEEEEAEAEPESSTIDEEAAVLEEKDQPKATTAMAAAAPLQPPKKLSKREQRRRKRDMSSDEDSDDAYQYEIS; this is translated from the exons atGGAGCTGCATACCAGAACAACATTTTCGTCATTACTATTTGGCCTACTGCTAATATGCGGCTCAGCAAGCGCCTGGCACTCCGAGGAGCTGGAGATTTTCGATCTCGTCGAAGAGGTCAACAAAAACTTCTACGAGTTTATGGGTATCAATCAGACTGCCACGAATAATGAAATAAAGCGCGCCTTTCGCACACTTTCAATTGTGCTGCATCCGGACAAGAATCCGGCCGAGGATGCCAATATCCAGTTTCGCAATCTCGTCTCCATCTACGAGGTGCTCAAGGATGGATCCAAGCGCGAAAAATACGACAAGGTGCTGCGCGACGGCATGCCCAACTGGAAGTCGGCTCTCTATTATTACCGCAGAATGCGTAAGATTGGTCTCTACGAGGGCGCCTTCATTATATTCCTGATCATCACCGTTGGCCAGTACATGTTCGCCTGGGCAGCTTACTTGGAAAAGAAGTACACAGCCGAGCAGGTGTTTGGTAGCAAGCTCAAAAAGCTGCAGAAGCGCAACAAAAACATCGACATGGACGTCATTCTAAACGAGATCCCAATGCCATCACTACTCAATACGCTGCCAATTCAAATACCAGTCGCCATCTGGAATCTGCCGAagacaattaaaaatgcattcacCAAAGCCAACGAACTGAAGCAGCTGGCGTTGGAGAAGCGCAGACA GGAGATCGAAGCGGCACGTCGCCAGGAGAAACTGGAACGTGAGGCTGAGGAGCAGGCGCGTCTGCGTAAGGAGCAGAAAGAGAATCTGCGCAAGCGCAAACAGAACACACGGGCCCCTGAGAAGACCGAGGAGGAGTTACGCGGCTATTCGCAAATCCAGGCGCGCGAGCTAACCGAAGATGACGCAATACGTCCAGTTTCCCAGAAG ACTACGGTTAGCGGTGGCTTTTGGACTGACGAGGATCTGACGGAACTGATCAGGCTTGTAAAGAAATATCCGGGCGGTGCTGGCAGTCGCTGGAATACCATAGCCGAGTCCATGAATCGCACCGTCCAAGAGGTGACATTCATGGCGGCCAAAATGAAGGAGAACGGCTATCGGATACCAGGACAAACGGAAAGCGTTGCCGAGACCATAGTCCAGGAGTCCCAGGAGGCGGTGCGCAAGGAGAAGGGCAAAAAGGGCTCAGCAACTGTCAATGAAAAGAGCATGCTTATACCAGAGACCAACTGGAGCCAGGAACAGCAGCGTGCTCTAGAGGCGGCCATCGTTAAATATAGAAAAACCGCCGGCGGCGATCGTTGGCAAAAGATTGCCAACAGTGTGCCCGAAAAGACCAAGGAAGAGTGCTTGGTTCGCTACAAATACTTGTGCGAACTGGTCAAGACGCAGAAGAAAGCCGAGGAGGaagaggctgaggctgagccTGAGTCGTCCACTATTGATGAGGAGGCTGCAGTGCTCGAGGAGAAAGATCAGCCAAAGGCGACAACAGCAATGGCTGCGGCCGCACCTCTACAGCCACCCAAAAAGCTGAGCAAACGCGAGCAGCGGAGACGCAAACGCGACATGTCCAGCGACGAGGATTCGGATGATGCATATCAGTACGAAATCAGTTAA
- the APC4 gene encoding anaphase-promoting complex subunit 4 isoform X2, translating to MAQSSSMKLLGARNMSCIVERMEWNNKMDLIAYGTEKGEVIIQRLNWQKIVTFPTPGEDVRVRSLSWQMDETLLAVGYSNGKVALLDAESETIISGLIYDDDIKKVYFSKAINCKESLDSYTCNAKDKHRRYLPKLPPLTNIDPCLKTLDQKSFPKGSPCFLVVIMRSGKVHLLLLGALQAGSIDLTQHVLNPDQFDVYDVRLNGDFNAIYALLRDGQQLKLLHFHNQVLQDSISPMLELASHCAHILETKNYINDTQQCLTEAWETVQLEMDNKLTKYANSQAYGMISAHFLELLVFGYATLEVEEFLTLTEKGFKKIANSVDLSLNNLQGLVFKQLNGAAINMFYFLNTIAGFGRMTHFFEALISPDVASEAMRACGSYLLKVHELQRTIDTLVYDMKLFHSWIIFTILRLSHQEIPDDMVFTGKENVALAEFFCAMEPDIPEPGEGDDGIEEKPATASGIAGEDSSGDASPSPTLTPRSKFNLERVGQYLENSYLTQLQTVNPDELWPRLLAENECLAQCNLFVPHDKKLSLIQQRDKMFNAIDAVFHKPTESISASFKLSTAVICSDLQQYPNESAADPEQQSNYDFVNCSYHVHEATKCDMLALTISLQEAMVLEFSRGDDYLLRCTRVHLHPGPITPQLQEDYYNLRFVDLQFYNESSISMLAQTSTPVTGVRPHSYFVQFSLSASRNHCTQHQLAPLMKLPEATVTHSVHDIPDAATFKGLDGVCEMLAVSGSRKVATVLSDRRRKMTIYEMEIEEEEDDTEMSQASFLEISKESVLATCSNETDKADT from the exons atggCACAATCAAGCTCCATGAAGCTGCTTGGCGCACGCAACATGAGTTGCATTGTGGAGCGCATGGAGTGGAACAACAAAATGGATCTCATTGCATATGGCACCGAGAAAG GTGAGGTAATCATACAGCGTCTGAACTGGCAGAAAATCGTCACCTTTCCGACGCCCGGCGAGGATGTGCGAGTGCGTTCACTCAGCTGGCAAATGGATGAGACACTGTTGGCGGTCGGTTATAGCAATGGAAAGGTGGCGTTGCTGGATGCCGAAAGCGAAACCATAATATCGGGCCTAATCTACGATGATGACATCAAGAAGGTCTACTTCAGCAAGGCGATCAACTGCAAGGAGAGCCTCGACAGCTACACATGCAATGCAAAGGACAAGCACAGACGGTATTTACCGAAACTGCCTCCGTTGACCAATATCGATCCGTGCCTGAAGACGCTCGATCAGAAGTCATTTCCCAAGGGCTCACCCTGTTTTCTGGTGGTTATTATGCGCAGCGGTAAAGTGCATTTATTGCTCCTTGGCGCCCTGCAGGCGGGCAGCATTGATCTCACACAGCATGTACTAAATCCGGATCAGTTCGATGTGTACGATGTGCGTCTCAATGGCGACTTTAATGCCATCTATGCTCTACTTCGTGATGGCCAACAGCTGAAGCTGTTGCATTTTCATAATCAGGTGCTGCAGGATTCCATATCACCCATGCTCGAGCTGGCTTCCCACTGTGCCCACATACTGGAGACCAAAAA TTACATCAATGACACACAACAGTGCCTGACGGAAGCATGGGAGACGGTCCAACTGGAAATGGACAACAAGCTGACCAAGTATGCCAATTCGCAGGCATATGGCATGATATCGGCACACTTTCTGGAGCTGCTCGTATTCGGTTACGCCACCCTGGAGGTCGAGGAGTTTCT AACGTTGACGGAGAAGGGCTTCAAGAAGATAGCCAACTCAGTCGATCTGAGCCTCAACAATTTGCAAGGCCTTGTCTTCAAGCAGCTAAACGGAGCCGCCATTAACATGTTTTACTTTCTCAATACAATTGCGGGCTTTGGACGCATGACGCATTTCTTTGAG GCACTCATCTCGCCGGATGTGGCCAGCGAGGCGATGCGCGCTTGCGGCTCCTATTTGCTAAAAGTCCATGAGCTGCAGCGCACGATTGATACGCTCGTTTATGACATGAAGCTGTTTCACTCTTGGATCATATTCACCATACTGCGTCTGTCCCATCAAGAGATACCCGATGATATGGTCTTTACCGGAAAGGAGAATGTTGCACTGGCTGAATTCTTTTGTGCCATGGAGCCCGATATCCCGGAACCCGGTGAGGGCGATGACGGCATTGAGGAGAAACCGGCAACGGCATCTGGAATAGCAGGAGAGGATTCGTCTGGTGATGCCAGTCCAAGTCCGACGCTAACCCCGCGCAGTAAATTCAATTTGGAGCGCGTTGGCCAATATCTGGAGAATTCATATCTAACCCAGCTGCAGACAGTGAATCCAGACGAACTCTGGCCACGCCTGCTAGCCGAAAACGAATGCCTGGCTCAGTGCAACCTGTTTGTGCCGCATGACAAGAAATTGTCACTGATACAGCAGCGCGACAAAATGTTTAACGCCATCGACGCAGTGTTCCATAAGCCCACGGAAAGCATTAGTGCCAGCTTCAAGCTGAGCACAGCTGTGATATGCAGTGATCTGCAACAGTATCCGAACGAATCTGCCGCTGACCCGGAACAGCAATCCAATTATGATTTTGTTAATTGCAGCTACCATGTGCACGAGGCGACCAAATGTGATATGCTGGCGTTGACAATCAGCCTACAAGAAGCCATGGTGCTGGAGTTCAGTCGCGGCGATGATTACTTGTTGCGCTGCACGCGCGTTCATCTGCATCCTGGCCCGATCACGCCGCAGCTGCAGGAGGACTACTACAATCTGCGCTTTGTCGATCTCCAATTCTACAACGAATCCTCCATATCTATGCTGGCGCAGACGTCAACGCCTGTCACCGGTGTACGTCCACACAGCTACTTTGTGCAGTTCTCGTTGAGCGCATCGCGCAATCACTGCACACAGCATCAGTTGGCACCCCTCATGAAGCTACCGGAGGCGACAGTGACGCACAGCGTGCACGATATACCGGATGCGGCCACATTTAAAGGGCTCGACGGTGTCTGTGAAATGTTGGCCGTCTCCGGTAGCCGCAAGGTGGCCACCGTTCTATCTGATCGCCGGCGCAAGATGACCATATACGAAATGGAGatagaggaggaggaggacgaCACGGAAATGTCCCAAGCGTCGTTTCTAGAGATCAGCAAAGAGTCTGTGCTGGCCACCTGTTCCAACGAAACGGATAAGGCTGACACGTAG
- the HP1b gene encoding chromobox protein homolog 3, whose product MAEFSVERVEDKRTVNGRTEYYLKWKGYPRSENTWEPVENLDCPDLIATFEESLKNNKKETKKRLSTSSTPDSIRSKRKSFMEEDTDEQKKLIGFDRGLEPSKILGATDSSGYLMFLMKWKGSDHADLVPAKLANVKCPQVVIQFYEERLTWHTGNGNGNGSGSGCGSAHAAGSVSTPGSTAEASPSGSINDENIKPDAGAELGNGDAV is encoded by the coding sequence ATGGCCGAATTCTCAGTCGAGCGCGTAGAGGACAAACGCACAGTTAATGGTCGCAcagaatattatttaaagtgGAAGGGGTATCCACGCAGTGAAAACACTTGGGAGCCGGTTGAAAATCTCGATTGTCCGGATTTAATAGCAACGTTTGAAgaatcattaaaaaataataaaaaagagacTAAAAAACGCCTTTCCACATCGTCAACACCAGATTCGATACGAAGTAAGCGAAAATCATTCATGGAGGAAGATACCGACGAACAAAAGAAGTTAATTGGCTTTGATCGCGGCTTGGAGCCGTCAAAGATTCTTGGTGCGACCGACTCATCCGGATACCTAATGTTTCTGATGAAATGGAAGGGTAGCGATCACGCCGATCTGGTGCCCGCCAAGCTGGCGAACGTCAAATGTCCACAAGTCGTCATACAATTTTACGAGGAACGTCTAACCTGGCAcactggcaatggcaatggcaatggatCCGGTAGCGGATGTGGCAGTGCGCACGCCGCTGGAAGCGTTAGTACACCTGGCAGCACCGCTGAAGCTAGTCCGAGCGGCAGCATCAACgatgaaaatataaaacccGACGCTGGCGCCGAATTAGGGAACGGAGACGCTGTCTAG